The Silene latifolia isolate original U9 population chromosome Y, ASM4854445v1, whole genome shotgun sequence sequence cgttacaacccttgtttcctTTTATGCACATTTCTGTTTTTACATATCATATATGGTCATGTTGGATGAGATTCCACGTTAGATTGAGGGCATGTCTCACAAATCGAGTAGTTGACTGATCTTGGTTACTTTTTGGCACAGAAATCACCCGTTCTTCAAAATGAGCGactagtgaaaaccgtgaggaagtcggtagtctGGGTCCTCTTAGTCATGGGTCAACTTGGTCGAATCTTGAGTGGGTCATATAAATGTTGAAGGTTAGGCTTTGTTTCCCCCTTTcctgcctttgaatttgtttcctaggCAATCAGTTGTCACACTTAGGTTGCATGAGCCATCACTAGGGGGTTGATATCCCGCTaagactatgagacggtatctcccgatCGAAACCTTTAATTTTTGGTACAAAACCCTCCACTTAGATAAGGAAAGCGGTTTACTTTTTGATTGATACATCCTATGCTTGATTAcgtgcttaaatgttggatgtgtctAGTTTTttcgcaagcccccacttgccttgcaaagGAGTGCATACCTCATTGCATTTCATtttgagttgaagggacggagaaggcccgttaatttcCTATCATCGGATATTATTAATGTAGTTAGGTTCTAGTTTAGTAAGGGTTTCATTTTTGCTCACTTACTTACTCGGGAACGAGtaatgatcaagtgtggggaggtttgatatatgatAAATTTATAACATTTCTCCTCTTTATTCTCATGCATTTTGACTCCGTTTGAGACGGTTTTGTATGTCTTGCCTTTCGTTTTGCATCCCAGTTCCCTAGTCTATGTGATCGCGTCCGTCTTGCATGATTTGGGGCGGAAATAGAGGAATTGGAGCAAGGGAGACCTATTGAGAAGATAACATGAAAAGAAGAATAGGAGAAATCTGAGAAGTGgttcccagccggtaggccggctgaGAACCCTCCccatgaagaaaaggaaaattagTGAAGAACTTACAAGGAGTTCCCAGCCGGGCAGCCTACCGGCAGCCAGCCTATCGGCTGGGAAAGCAAGGAGATGAGTCCAAAGCACTAGTGAAGGAAGAATCACAAATGCACTCCCAGCCGACACCCCACCGGCGGCCAACCCACCGACCGTGCATACCTGATGACTTTATTTTGCTTCACAAGTTACATAGAACTCCCAATCGGCCGGTCTACCGGCTGCCtgtccaccggctgggacacaCGCTCCACATTTTTTTACTCTCTTTGTAATTTTCAACCTAATTTCCTTGTAAACTATATATACACCTTCCCTTAATCATTTGTACACATAACCTTAGATTTGAATTTATTTCCCTTTTTATGCAAACACTCTTAAGCaagccttaatctttccttaatcaaacaTTAATTACTTAGTAAATTAGCTTAGGGTTTTTTTTGTGCAAAAAATTATCATTTCATTTCTtaaagaaagaaaggaaattacATTTGCAAAACTATCCAATAAAGAGCTAATCAAACTAGCAAAAGAAAACTAGATCACGCTAAACAGGATGCAGGCCAGCTAGAAAATACTCATGATGTCTCATGAGCATACGGACAGAAACCTGAAACTTGATGCTGCTAATCAAGACAGACAAGGAATGCTGAGTTTGAGAGAAAATATTGTTAATCCTTTCAGTCCAAAGGAAGTGCACAACTGCAGCAACAGATACTTTGAACCAATGATTCCTCCATCGATCCATCTGAGTAGCAGCCAGGGAAGAGAGCTCATGCTGCAGAGTAGAACTAGGCCTATCAATGTGCATCCAATTTAGAATAGAGGACCAAACTTGATGAGAGAAAGTACAGGAAAAAAACAAAAGCTCATGTAGCTCTTCTTGACTCTCACACGGACAACATCTGTTTGCTAAAGAGAACCCTCTCTTCTGAAGATTATCCACTGTTGCAAGTTGCCCCTGAATTGCCATAAAGGAAATAATCCTATGACTAGGCAGGATACCAGAGTAAGCTAGACAAGTAACCCAATCCCCAACAGGAGTAGGCTGCCTGAAGAACAaattgtaacattccgtttgatgtctatgagtgtcttgattttggatttggtagtggctgatatattatggagctagcagtgttagaggatggtagttggtagtgtatggagttagtgtcaggagagtttatgatgtagttgatacgacatcatgagcgatgtggggaggtaggaatagtgggaggagttggtgttaagggttcatggtttcatgttttataagttggcgttttattttgagttcttagtagctttgttgcgtcttgaccaagttagtatgtttgattttttatgtatgggttgaacttcggggacgaagttctttttaaggagggaagactgtaatactacggttttatgagtctctgggtactcaatcgagtgggtcttactctgtcgagtaagggtagtttccagtttaaaatagtttctgacctgtagggtactcgatcgagtaggcggcactcgatccagtacgtcagttactcgatcgagtaagtgtgttttacggggttgttttgtcgggttttg is a genomic window containing:
- the LOC141629528 gene encoding uncharacterized protein LOC141629528, which produces MKWICKLYVPASGLWATWVKLYIMKQESIWSVTSKDHFPSSIKDILKVRDTQPTPVGDWVTCLAYSGILPSHRIISFMAIQGQLATVDNLQKRGFSLANRCCPCESQEELHELLFFSCTFSHQVWSSILNWMHIDRPSSTLQHELSSLAATQMDRWRNHWFKVSVAAVVHFLWTERINNIFSQTQHSLSVLISSIKFQVSVRMLMRHHEYFLAGLHPV